A genomic window from Sorex araneus isolate mSorAra2 chromosome 2, mSorAra2.pri, whole genome shotgun sequence includes:
- the PAK1IP1 gene encoding p21-activated protein kinase-interacting protein 1, with the protein MELLAGCYEQVLFGFSVRPGGRAWAPAAGFTHHAHSACLTAVAAGGRFAVTGSKDETIHIYDLRRRLDHGALVHHRGSITCLRFHGSRHLLSGAEDGLICVWDARKWECLKTLRAHRGHVTCLSIHPSGKLALSVGTDKTLRTWNLVEGRSAFVKNIKQNAHIVEWSPGGEKYVVAVQNRIDVYRLATASVSGTITCGKRVSALAFLSESVLAVACDEEIVRVFDCDSQLCLCEWRAHENRVKDVCSLEVQGQRVLVTASSDGFIKAWQFSEDMKVPPALLCAAKTSARLTCVAVWLDGAVGSGAGQPPGAEPSPVSREQPEVCEEDEEEEEE; encoded by the exons ATGGAGCTGCTGGCGGGCTGCTACGAGCAGGTGCTGTTCGGCTTCTCGgtgcggccgggcgggcgggcctgGGCGCCCGCCGCGGGCTTCACGCACCACGCGCACAGCGCCTGCCTGACCGCCGTGGCCGCGGGCGGCCGCTTCGCCGTCACCGGCAGCAAGGACGAGACCATCCACATCTACGACCTGCGGCGGCGGCTGGACCACGGCGCGCTGGTGCATCACCGCG GCTCCATCACCTGCCTGAGGTTCCACGGCAGCAGGCACCTGCTGAGCGGCGCCGAGGACGGGCTCATCTGCGTGTGGGACGCGCGCAAGTGGGAGTGTCTGAAGACCCTGCGCGCCCACCG GGGACACGTCACCTGCCTGTCCATCCACCCCTCCGGCAAGCTGGCCCTGTCTGTGGGAACGGACAAGACCCTGAG GACGTGGAACCTTGTGGAAGGAAGGTCTGCCTTCGTGAAGAACATCAAGCAGA ACGCTCACATAGTGGAGTGGTCCCCGGGCGGGGAGAAGTACGTGGTGGCCGTGCAGAATAGAATAGACGTCTACCGGCTGGCCACCGCCTCCGTCAGCGGCACCATCACCTGCGGGAAGCGCGTGTCCGCGCTCGCCTTCCTGTCG GAGTCTGTCCTCGCTGTGGCCTGCGACGAGGAGATCGTGAGGGTGTTTGACTGTGACTCGCAGCTGTGCCTGTGTGAGTGGCGCGCTCACGAGAACAG GGTGAAGGACGTGTGCAGTCTGGAGGTCCAGGGGCAGCGGGTCCTGGTCACGGCGTCCAGCGACGGCTTCATCAAAGCATGGCAGTTCAGCGAGGACATG AAGGTGCCCCCAGCCTTGCTCTGCGCGGCGAAGACCAGCGCCCGGCTGACGTGCGTCGCAGTGTGGCTGGACGGCGCTGTGGGCAGCGGAGCAGGCCAGCCCCCCGGTGCGGAGCCCTCTCCAG TGAGTCGGGAGCAACCTGAAGTCtgcgaggaggacgaggaggaggaggaggag
- the TMEM14C gene encoding transmembrane protein 14C yields MKGDAGPLVPIHWIGFGYAALVASGGIIGYAKAGSVPSLAAGLLFGGLAGLGAYQLAQDPRNIWVSLVASGTLAGIMGMRFYNSGKFMPAGLIAGASLLMVAKLGVSVLNGPHRS; encoded by the exons ATGAAGGGGGACGCGGGCCCGCT CGTGCCCATCCATTGGATCGGCTTCGGCTACGCGGCGCTGGTGGCGTCCGGGGGCATCATCGGCTACGCCAAAGCAG GCAGCGTCCCATCCCTGGCGGCCGGGCTTCTCTTCGGCGGCTTGGCGGGCCTGGGGGCGTACCAGCTGGCCCAGGACCCCAGGAACATCTGGGTCTCCCTCG TGGCATCTGGAACCCTGGCTGGCATCATGGGAATGAGGTTCTACAACTCGGGGAAGTTCATGCCCGCCGGCCTGATCGCGGGGGCCAG TTTGCTGATGGTGGCCAAGCTGGGGGTCAGCGTGTTGAACGGGCCCCACCGGTCCTAG